The sequence below is a genomic window from Lolium perenne isolate Kyuss_39 chromosome 4, Kyuss_2.0, whole genome shotgun sequence.
TCCTCACGTCTCCGGGTAACCTCAAGGCGGTCGTGGCGTCTGATGGGTTTGAGCACCTGAGGAGCAGTTGCCCCTCGGTCCTGGAGGAGCTGGTCACCAAGCTTGCTCCTTGATCTCTTCAAGTTTAAACTCACAGAATCTGGATATCTATCTGAATTTATCCTGCTATTTCTGTGTAGAGATGTGTCGTCACCATACTAGTACCTGTTAAAAATAAGGAGCTATCTGAATTTTTCCTGCAATTTCTGTGTAGAGATGCTATCTGAATTTAGCCTGCTATTTATGCTCCTTGATCTCTTTGAGTTTAAACTTGCAAAATCTGGATATCTATCTGAATTTATCCTGCTATTTCTGTGTAGAGATGTGCCATTACCATACTAGTACCTGTTAAAAACAAGGATGCTATCTGAATTTATCCTGCTATTTCTGTTTAGAGATGCTATCTGGATTTATCCTGCAATTTCTGCTCCTTGATCTCTTTGAGCACCTGAGGAGCATTAGTACTGTCTAGCCTGTTAAAAATAAGGATGCTTGCATTGCTGCATATATTTGAGCTCAATCGTCTTTTTTAGTTAAATGAAGACACATCGTAAAACTTTTGAAAACAGAATACAATTCAAACTGTGAGAAGCTTCTTATTTAAACTGAAGAAAATGTTTCTGGATTATTAAACAAGTGCGATGCTACATTCCGTGGCGCAAATGCTTTTCGGTTTGACAGTTGGCTGAGTATGCCATGTCTATGTTAAGTAAATTAAACGACAATGAAGATATAATTGTGAGAGACTCAAATTCATCAAGTATGGAAAGAGTTAGTGTCAATCCCACCATCCAGTTTCCTGTGGTGGCTGTTGTTGGTAGATTATGATTTGGACGTTCAGGACGCATAGAACAAGTTGATTTGAATAAATTATTTGCTGCACTGCTTTTAAGAATTTCACATGAGCTTGAATACAAAAAGTATAAGTTTTGACATCATTTCTGCACATCTTATTTCTCATGATCTCAGCAAACATATAACTGGACATAGGGAAAAATTACAGTGAAGGACGACATCGGAATTCTAATTGTGTGTTGATATTTGTTTCTTCAGTTTCACATCTCAGAACTCCACACAAAAATCTGAGACGTGCCCACTGCACATTGCCTGAAGCAGAGTAGAAGACGTGCCCAGCTAAGAGAAATTCCTCTGAGATGGTTACAAACAAACTATTATTTGAATCATTCTAGCTAAACAGCACAAATACTTTGGTCTTGAGTTTCAAGGCTCCCAGCTTTCAACTATCTCTGAGTCTTGACCACCATGGGGGAACACTTGTGTTTTCCTTATCTGTAGATTGGACAATAGACCGACCAAGAAGGAACAGGATCCAACATCAGCTTTAGAACGACAGAAGAAAAAACTTGTCGACATAGCTACACATTGAACTTACTACTTTCTACCTATTCAAAAACTGCGATGGGTGCATTCGAAAAATTATGCACGAGACTCTGTCATTCACTGATTCAATGTTTTTCAGGGTAATACTAGCAGTACCAAACCAGGTCCTGTGCTTAGCGATAAAGACTGAGAAACTATTAATAAAACTCGTTCAGAAGATTAGTTACTGCAGTGTCATAACGTATCAAGTATCTAAACAGCTTATAAGTACAGaagattttattattattattttagaCTTTTGGAGTAACTCAGACAAAGGCTAATAAGTACAGAAACATACAGACCATGCAATTTAAACTGCTTATCTGACTGGCATGTTTACAATTTTAGGGGAAATAGGAAATAAAATTGGATGCCTAAACATTAGATAACAGTTGAAAAGCCATAGGATGACCAAATCTTGTACAGCTGTAGAAGGATATATGGACTCAACTGAACACATGGCCATCACTTATTTAAGTACCAGTTTACTGCTTCAATGAGGAAAAATGCATTATATCTGCCTGACCAGGTGCATAGGTCAGCGAAAAAAGTTGCAAGGGTGCAGCGAAGGAAGAAATTACGTTACTCAACGATCTGTCAAACTCGCAATCCTCTTTGTTTTGAGACAGTTGGCTTGCAGCCACACCTATGCCTCCTTCAAGTGAAGCACCAGAACAGTGTCAAGAATAGCAGCCTCCTCCAACTTAGTTGCACTACATGAAAAGAAAGCAGGTGACTAAAAATCCAGTAAAAATTTATTAAAATTTGTTAACTGGACATAAAATAGAAACAAAAAACTGCACATGCTCCTGGACCATTGCAGCTTATTTCCCACTACCATAATTAAGTAGTTTGATTTCTAATAGCATCTGCACTGTGTTTACCTTAACATTTCAGATAGCTTGATCCATCGTCACCTCCAGCAATACTCTGCAACCGTTGCCTCCTCTCTGAGTATGACTGCTCAGCTGTGCAGTCTTCTGGTTGAGGTCCATGAGTCGGCACTGCTTGTCAGAGGGAGAGGGTCGGAAGAGGGAGGGTAAGGAACTGCATCAGGTCAATGCACCAACTTCATTCATCCACCAACCATACCGCCACGTCCATGAAAAGTCAGCGAGAGAAATCCTCACACAACCGCCAATGCAGTCAATTTCAGATAAATGCGGCAACACGCCATTGACCTGAAATTGACTCCAGGACGAGTCATGGACACGGCTAGGTTGCCCTTGTATTTTGGAAGGGATTCTAGCCCACTGCATAGATAAGACTGGACTACATACTTCCACACATAAATTCTTCATATATGTGGTATAATCTGTGTGGTCTTGGTAAGCATATACTAGTATGTGGCATAATCTGGTAGACAATGAATGAAAGGATAGAGAACCAAAGCATAACCAGAATTGGTATCTTAACAGGAAGATAGTTAcacgaccacgacgacatggcCAACTTTTCATGAATACATAACAGGACTATTTATCGCCAGCATGAGCAACAAAAACGTAGGCATCTACTCAGTGTTATTTAGCACATACATGTGCATAAATTTTACAGCTAGGTGAAAACAAATAGACATACAAGGAACAGAAGAAGCTGTAGTTTAATAGAACTACAAACTGGAACAAGAGGGACAAGTAACAGAATAAAAATGTTAGGAAATCAAAACTACAGTGCTAACTACTAACCGGTGCTGCTACTCATAATCAGGATCTGCACAAGGATGCATCCTGTTCCACAGATACATTGCCACCGAAAAGATACCTAGTAGAGCAATCTTTGGATGTTCTGAACTGTTGGCCTTGATGCTCACTCGTCCAGTTAGTTTGTTGTTCATATCAACATGAACTGCCATGTTTGAAGTCCTTCCAACAGAGAACTGGGAATCCATGTTTGCAGCCATAGTCCATTCTTTATGCCACCTTACCAGGGATGCACCCAGAGTTGCAATACCTTGACCCATGGGATAGTCTTTTTCAAGCAGGTTCGCTTCCATATTCAGTCCGTATGCAGTATCACCTTTCATGGACACAGCACCAGCGTTTGCTATCAGTGTTAACCAATTACCAACTGAAAACTTGTCTTCAAACTTCGCTCCTGTCACCATGGTGTTACCCACTGAAGTCATGGACAAACCTCCAGTAGTGGCATTTTTCTTGGCATTCTTGAATTTGGTTTCCCCTCTGAGAGTGTAAGCATGCTGGTCCATCATGGCTTGTATGTCAAAGCCTGCAAGGGTTGAAGCATACTCGCTATGCTTAGCTGATATTGAGGACTCCAAATTAATGCTAAATTCTCTCTTGTCCTTGTTGACTTGGACCCACAGCAAACCTGGAAATGAATTGGCAATATCATGGCTGTACTGGAGGCTGACACCGTCAAACCCACAATCATGATCCCATCCTTCAGGGTTGGTAACAGCACGTACGAGAAGGTTCGCTGTAGGCTCAAGACACCGATAACGGTATACTGGATCATCGGAATCAAATGAGGATGGCAAGGCCCAGTCTGGCATAGGAGATCTATCGTTGTCATACTCATCATCAGGATGATCATTGTTCTCAGGTACAACATGATTATTGCCCTCGCTCTTCTTCATTTCTTTTAATCTTCTGCGTTGTTCCTTCAACTGTTTCTTCTGAAGAAGCTTGGTTCGGTAGTCATACTCATCAAAATACAATTTCTGTTGCTCTTTGGAGAGTTTTGCAACCTGTGATTTACTTAATGGCTTAAAGGGAGGAAGTTGATCATAGTCATATTCTTCATCCTCTTGATCCTCATCAACCATTTCATCAATATCAGCATTTGAGTCCACGCTTTCAAGCTTCTGTTCGCTTGCATGCCTGGGGTGCTCTCTAGATTGCAACAAAGATGACAAAAAGTAAGGAAGTGGAGGAGTCTGAAGACGGACACCAAAGAGGCTTGCAGAAGCAGCACGGCGGGTTGAAAGACTATCAATCTCAGCAACCGTCTTCAGTGAGTAACATAGGAGCAGGAGCAGACGCCTCCAAATAAGGCCATCAGGAAGCACCTTTTCACCCTCCATGTTCCTCTCACAAAGGTGATGGTTCTCCACAAGAGCCACTGGATTCTCCGTCCGTGCGTCATTAGTAGTCTGCCGGATGCTTTGCTGCAGCGCACGAGTCCGATGGTTCACGGCCATCTCATAGTTCATTGGGGAGCCACTGGGTCCTTCAGGAGGATCTGCTGCTGAGTGAGTAAGAGTGATAATGACTTTCTGCCATATTGATGGGCCTAGCACACTGGTCATACATCGCATTAGGGATAGGTCATTTGCACCCTGCCGTTCCGTATCGATCCGATCGACATACAAAACGACGTCAGGCGGGCATTTCTTCATGTACTTTTTAACAGACTTGAGCACTTTCCTATTTGATTTTTCATCCATAACTGTAGTCCCAAGTCCTGGAGTGTCAATAACACGAAATTTAACACCACCAACAACTCCAGCAATCTCCTTCACGGTACATGTTGCTGGCAGAAAAGCATTCGTATCTGACCTATCCTCGCCAAAGATGGAGTTTATGGTTGCACTCTTCCCCACCCCTGTCTTCCCAAGGACCAACACATTGCAGGAGAATTCCAAGTTATCTATTCCCTCCGCCTCAAGCTGCAAAGCCCTGTTCCAGGCATTCTCAAGCTCCAAGGAATGGTCTGCCATCCTTATGCGCCTGAAGCCTTCAACAAGACTAAGCCGATACAGCACTTGTATAGGCACCCGATGTTCGGTGTCATACCCTACTCTATGCACGAGACGTAAATACTTGATGCGTGCAATGTCCACCTTTGCGTACAGCTTCCTCTCCTCGTCAGTCATCGCACTCTCCGGGTCAGCAACCACATCCGACGCAGGAGCAGAAGCCACGCTTGTCCTAGGAACGCTGACCACGGTAGGAGAAGGTTGCACGGACTCGGAATTTTCAAATGGAAAGACCTTGGCCTTGCCTTGTGCAGGTGATGTGTTGGCCGCCCTCAGAAGCTCGGCTAAAGCTGCATAATCAAAAAGCTCAACATCCTTTCCGCTCAACTCGTCCTCTTCGTAGTCATCACTCAACTGGTCCTCGTCTGAATCATCCAAACCAAAGCGTGTGCCCTTGGAAGCAGGCACATCGTCCTCTGTTTCCTTCCCAGGGAATTCCATAGCATTGCCAGTCCCAAAGGTTGGTGCGGACGCAGGATCATCAGAAGCTTCATAATGACCATGAGTTTCCCCACCTATCTTACTCTGACCGTCAGCATACGGATGTGGGCTATCAACACTGTTATGAACCTCTGCAAGCTGAACAGTAGCATCTCTTGTGGCAACATGTTCAGGACTGGCGTCTTCAGCATGTGTGAGAACTACATGCCCGGGCGTGTTATCTTTTGCATCAGAGTCAGAATTGCCAAGTTCAGGACCAGTACCTTCTGCTTCTGTAGCATTGGGTTCGAGAAATTCAAGACTGGCATATTCTTCTTCTTCAGTAGAATTCACACCAGGAGCCGATTCAGCAACCTCCTGCTCAGGCTGCTCTCCAGCATTCCCCTCGGTAGCATCTGCAATGCGCACACCGCCATCATCAATGCTCCCGGCGTCGCCACCAACGGAAGGCTCAGGCGGCACCACATCGTCAACAGCCTcagcaccaacaaccttcatcaaAGAACCATCCGAGAGATTCAGCGAATCAGCAAACGCGCCGTCGTCCAGCGCGCTCATGGAGCTGAGGAAGCTCCCGTCCAGCGACCCCTCGGCGCCCTTGCCGGTCGGCGCGCCGGCATCGAAGACGTCGCCGGCGGCGCTCGTGGCGGCCGAGAAGCCCTCGTCCGAGGAGCCCTCCGTGGCGCCGAAGTACTCGCTCTCCCCGGAGGCCGACGCGGGGGGGTCGTCGCCCGAGGAGGAGATCGGGCCGTCCTCGTCGGAGGGGGACGGCAGCGGCGGGGGCACCCTGGCGATGCGGAAGAAGCCGTTGGAGACCTCCTCGAGGACCTCATCCCCGAGGCCGTCGGCGGCGTCGTCGTACAGGTCGCTGCCGTCGCTGCGGCCGTCGTCCGAGGCCGAGGAGGAGAGCTGCGCGGCCACGCGCGGCGCGCCGAGGAGGGCGGCGGCCCGCGGGCGCGGCGCCGCCGGGGTGGGGGGCGAGGGGGAGCGGGACGGGGAGGAGGCGCCGGAGGAGAGCGAGGAGCCGTACTCGTCGCTTCcgctgccgccgtcgtcgtcgtcgaaggAGGTGAGCGGCGCGCGGATGAGGAGCGCCATGGCGGCGACTCCTAGCTAGTAGTACTAGGAGGTGCTGGCCAAAGTAGAATAATAAAATTTGGTGGGTGCGTGTGGCTTTGGCGAATTTTGTACGAGTTGTTTCGTTTTCTGTCGAAGGATTCGGTTGGGTTGGTGTGGTGGTGAGACCTCAGCCGCAAGGGGACAATGGTTGTTGATGGGTTAGGGTTTGAATCCTTCTCCTCCGCTCTACCAGGGTTTGGACTTGGACTCTTTCTAAATTGTTTTGGGCTTTATCTTGTCTTTGCCTTTTCTTGAATATACTTTATATTGACTTATTTATTGTGACTGTGGTCATAGGATTTGTGGTATCCATTGGTTTATTTCACATCTTATTTTTCCTGGTGCTCTTGGTGAGGAAGTAGTGTACGTGTACACCTCCTGATTTGGAATTTTTCTTGGGTGGGAGAAAATTTAACAACACACGAGAGGGAAATTTAGGGTCTCTAAAAATAAACCATCTAAATAAGACATTACTAACTGGTTATATACGATGTTTTATACTCTCAATTTAGCGTCCAACTTAACATAGTGGCAGGAACCATAAGACAGAACGCACGGCTTAGAACAGTAGACAAACATGGGAGCGTATCTCGTCCAAATAGTCTACTTCCTGAAAATCGAAAATTTTAGATATAGTCAACCGGATTGTACACCAACAACCAGATTGTGAGCAACCATCCCACCTCGATTGATTGTGCAAATAGGTACCcaaatatttccctctctcagatCCTCGATCCTATTCTCTCATACCTTCATCTTAGATGGCCATGTCAAGAATGGAAGAAGCCAAAAAAGATTTGGGTGAGTCTTGGAAACCCGTGCACTCAAGAGGACATGGACCTCTTCTATGCCTTCTCCAAGATTTCCATTGGAATGACGCAAATATGTTGTTTTGGGAGGTCCCATGGTTGTATGGTGCAAAATTAAAATACATCGCGCCGAGGTAATCACATAAAAAATGGAACATCAAGAGGGCgccttgcaaggagaagggatcGATAAGGAAAATCAAGATTTGGGAGCTTACCACCGCGAATATTGAGGAATATGTGACCCTTTGGACTAAACTCCAAGCTATTGACCTAGTTGAGGATGTTGAGTACTACATTGTTTGGAATCTAACGACAAATGGTCAATACTTGGtggcctctgatacgtctcaaacatatctataatttttgacactcatgcttgttttacaacaattcatatatgttttgtttacacttcgttgcacttttacatgatttccggcactaacctattaacaagataccacagTACCAGTTCtcgattttctgttgtttttgtatttcagaaaagttgtacaggaaatattctcggaattggacgaaacaaaagtcgaagtcaacattttaccgaaacgaagacgaattCCAGAGGGGGTCGAAGAGGCACCACAGGGTGACCAGACCTACCCTTGGCGCGGCCTGTCCCTGGCCCGCGCCAagggggtgtgggccccccaagcACCCCACCGACATAAatgctccgcctatttatacatcttctcgggaaaaccttgGATACCCGAGCCAccatccacaaaaagttccgTCGCGTCCGCCATCGCAGATTCCATCTCGggtggttctgaagctcttcccggcaccctgtcggagggggaaatcattgccggaggcatctacatcgccatgtccgtctccgaagtgatgcatgagtagttcatcactggactatgggtccatagcagtagctagatggttgtcttctccaatttgtgcttcatgtatagatcttgtgagctgccctacatgatcaagatcatccgtaTATAATCCtacatgttatgtttgttggaatccgatgaatattgtatactatgttgagatcgattatatattcatgtcatatgttatttgtgatctggcatgctctttgttgctAGTATACACTCTGGCCaactagatgcttgtgactccaagagggggtatttatgctcgatagtaggttcatgtctCTAGTAATCTGAGAGAGTCTCATGACttttaagattgtagatgtgttgttgctactagggagaaaacaacaatgttttatccgagagtaattctattatttactttacacacattgcttaaagcgataatttgttgcttgcaacttaatactgaaaggggtttggacgataaccggaaggtggattattagtcatagacgcagttggattacggtctatgtattatgttgtaatgcccaatcaaatctcatagtaatcatcttgtcatgtatgatcgatattctatcaattgcccagctgtaatttgttcacccaacatgctatttatctttatggagagacacctctagtgaactgtggaccccggtcatgtttcctttacactgataaattcatctattgcaatcatgttctgtttactttctgcaaacatctctttccactcgatatgtCTAATCCGTTGTGTTCagtaaaccggtgagattgacaacctcactgtaagttggggcaaagtactttgattgtgttgtgtgcaggttccatgttgttgctgatgcaggtagtgcgtcctgccactagtcagctagcaacatattcagaagtcacgcctttctcctattggtcgattaaaccttggtttcgtactgagggaaacttgctgttgtgctcatcacaccttcattCCCAACCTCTTCCACAACAACTGCCAACAACATTGTCaggcgccatcaccggagcaccatcaagattttctgatgccgttgccggggagaaagttgatttctacaaggggagtctctcatctccaatctatttactttgttatagtttgcttagtttacttcattttgttttatttgctttattatatcgaaaacacaaaaaatagtttcgTTTATAGatgtctttatatcaaaaacacaaaaaaagtttctattatagttgttattttcgttgcttagttttaattttgctaaatgCCTATTCCTGTTACTATGTCGCCTGAGGAAATGATTTTCACTTTCAAGCAAGCGAGTGAGGAGAGTTTCaaggaagcttggtctagaattaatagttcttataataaaactgaaccGAAAATGACTCTAGGCTTGCTTCTTAGTAGCTTTTATGTTGGTCTTATTCtgcgttatagatatgctttggacatAGTAgctggaggagatttccttcactgtgatggagatcaagcttttaatgttaTTAAAAAGCTTATTGCAACATGCAACTCACCTAGTAATTTTGATTCATCCCTTGTGATCATTTTTGCTAGATTaaatactcttgagacaagtaCTACTAGATTGAAAGAATGTTATAGAATACTTCGGGAGAAGTATGATCATGTTCCAATAAATTCTGAACCCTCAAGTTGGCTCCCTGCAGTAAAAGTTGATATAGGTTGTAAAAAAAATGCTCGTtgcgatattatgtctgaattttgccttatgcctagagATATTTACGAGTCTTTAAATCTTTGGGGACTTTCTGAGGGAggagaagtgatacgtctccgacgtatcgataatttcttatgttccatgccacattattgatgatatctacatgttttatgcatactttatgtcatatttatgcgttttccggaactaacctattgacgagatgccgaagtgccagttcctgttttctgctatttttggtttcagaaatcctagtaaggaaatattctcggaattggacgaaatcaacgcccagcatcttaggattgcatgaagcttccagaacacccgagagccgccagagaggggccacagggggcccacacatggtggcggcgcggcctagggggggcgccgccctagtgtctggtggccccagaccccttatgacgctgcctcttcgcctataagaagcccctgacctaagtcttcgatacggaaaaagccacggtacgagaaaccttccagagccgccgccatcgcgaagccaagatctgggggacaggagtctctgttccggcacgccgccgggacggggaagtgcccccggaaggcttctccatcgacaccgctgccatctccaccgccatcttcatcaccgctgctgtctcccatgaggagggagtagttctccatcgaggctaagggctgtaccggtagctatgtggttaatctctctccctatgtacttcaatacaatgatctcatgagctgccttacatgattgagatccatatgatgatgcttgtaatctagatgtcgttatgctagtcaagtggattttacttatgtgatctccggagactccttgtcccacatgtgtaaaggtgacagtgtgtgcaccgtgtgggtctcttaggctatatttcacagaatacttattcactgagttatgatttgagttggatgtctctatgaaattgtggtgtgttagtacctcctatgaatgctcaaagtgacagcgtggggtgttcattagtacttgggaatacatctttaaggtttgcctacatgatgaattagagttcgttatcttgccagagagtaattcagaatagcatagtgaggtgcttatttatattcctttatgattgcaatgttgagagtttccactagtgaaagtgtgatccctaggcattgttcctaaatactgctatcgctgcttgtttactgttctactgcatctgtactgtccgcaatattaccaccatcaaccacacgcctgtcctggacagcaaaacacttttctggtgcacatattaccacttgtatttcactatctcttcgccgaactagtgcacatattaggtgtgttggggacacaagagacttcttgctttgtggttgcagggttgcatgagagggatatctttgacctcttcctccctgagttcgataaaccttgggtgatccacttaagggaaacttgttgctgttctacaaacctctgctcttggaggcccaacactgtctacaagaatagaagtacccgtagacatcaagcacttttctggcgccattgccggggaggaaaggtaaaaggtactcacactccggatctcggctactaagctattttccggcgccgttgtaagtactcgaagcgatttcctttagatcctgcaattgcatctttttgtttcttgtttacactagttaggcataatggaaaacaacaaaaatatgagagatctttatgaactttatcttgaattaggacatgatgtgtttgaagagagaattaaaaaaacccatggaactttatatgcatgctaatgggaatgttattaatatgaatgctttgaacactattgttgctaatgctatggaaaattctaagcttggggaagctggttttgatgagcatgatctttttagtcccccaagcattgaggagaaaatttactttgatgatactttgcctcctatttatgatgattataatgatagtagtcttttggtgccgcctgttatagaggataaatttgattatgattacaatatgcctcctatatttgatgatgataataataatgatagctactccctccggtcctttttaattgactcgaatttagtacaaagttgtactaaatccgagtcaattaaaagagaccggagggagtacttggttgaatttgctcccactacaactaataaaattgattatgcttatgtggagagtaataattttatgcatgagactcatgataagaatgctttatgtgatagttatattgttgagtttgctcatgatgctactgaaagttattatgagagaggaaaatatggttgtagaaattttcatgttactaaaacacctctctatgtgctgaaatttttgaagctacacttgttttatcttcctatgcttgtcattttactcttcatgaacttgtttatttacaagattccttttcataggaagcatgttaggcttaaatgtgttttgaatttgcctcgtgatgctctcttttgcttcaaatactatttcttgcgagtgcatcattaaaactgctgagcccatcttaatggctataatgaaagaacttcttgggagataacccatgtgtttattttactacagtaattttgttttacatttgtgtcttggaagtttttactactgtagcaacctctccttatctttattttattgcattgttgtgccaagtaaagtctttgatagtaaggttcatactagatttggattactgcgcagaaacagatttcttgctgtcacgaatctgggcctaattctctgtaggtaactcagaaaattctgtcaatttacgtgagtgatcctcagatatgtacgcaactttcattcaatttgagaattttcatttgagcaagtatggtgcctctacaaaattcgtctttacggactgttctgttttgacagattctgccttttatttagcattgcctcttttgctatgtgggatggatttctttgttccattaactttcagtaactttgtgaaatgtccagaagtgttaagaatgattatgtcacctctgaacatgtaaattttaattatgcactaaccctctaatgagttgttttgagtttggtgtggaggaagttttcaaggatcaagagagggagatgatacaatatgatcaaggagagtgaaagctctaagcttggggataccccggtggttcacccctgcatatttcaagaagactcaagcgtctaagcttggggatgcccaaggcatccccttcttcatcgacaacattatcaggttcctctagtgaaactatatttttattccatcacatcttatgtactttgcttggagcgtcggtttgtttttgttttttgttttgtttgaataaaatggatcctagcattcattgtgtgggagagagacacgctccgctgttgcatatggacaaatatgtccttaggctttactcataatattcatggcgaaggttgaatcttcttcgttaaattgttatatggttggaatcggaaaatgataatgtagtaattgctaaaatgtcttggataatgtgatacttggcaattgttgtgctcatgtttaagctctttcttcatatacttt
It includes:
- the LOC127291923 gene encoding translocase of chloroplast 101, chloroplastic, producing the protein MALLIRAPLTSFDDDDGGSGSDEYGSSLSSGASSPSRSPSPPTPAAPRPRAAALLGAPRVAAQLSSSASDDGRSDGSDLYDDAADGLGDEVLEEVSNGFFRIARVPPPLPSPSDEDGPISSSGDDPPASASGESEYFGATEGSSDEGFSAATSAAGDVFDAGAPTGKGAEGSLDGSFLSSMSALDDGAFADSLNLSDGSLMKVVGAEAVDDVVPPEPSVGGDAGSIDDGGVRIADATEGNAGEQPEQEVAESAPGVNSTEEEEYASLEFLEPNATEAEGTGPELGNSDSDAKDNTPGHVVLTHAEDASPEHVATRDATVQLAEVHNSVDSPHPYADGQSKIGGETHGHYEASDDPASAPTFGTGNAMEFPGKETEDDVPASKGTRFGLDDSDEDQLSDDYEEDELSGKDVELFDYAALAELLRAANTSPAQGKAKVFPFENSESVQPSPTVVSVPRTSVASAPASDVVADPESAMTDEERKLYAKVDIARIKYLRLVHRVGYDTEHRVPIQVLYRLSLVEGFRRIRMADHSLELENAWNRALQLEAEGIDNLEFSCNVLVLGKTGVGKSATINSIFGEDRSDTNAFLPATCTVKEIAGVVGGVKFRVIDTPGLGTTVMDEKSNRKVLKSVKKYMKKCPPDVVLYVDRIDTERQGANDLSLMRCMTSVLGPSIWQKVIITLTHSAADPPEGPSGSPMNYEMAVNHRTRALQQSIRQTTNDARTENPVALVENHHLCERNMEGEKVLPDGLIWRRLLLLLCYSLKTVAEIDSLSTRRAASASLFGVRLQTPPLPYFLSSLLQSREHPRHASEQKLESVDSNADIDEMVDEDQEDEEYDYDQLPPFKPLSKSQVAKLSKEQQKLYFDEYDYRTKLLQKKQLKEQRRRLKEMKKSEGNNHVVPENNDHPDDEYDNDRSPMPDWALPSSFDSDDPVYRYRCLEPTANLLVRAVTNPEGWDHDCGFDGVSLQYSHDIANSFPGLLWVQVNKDKREFSINLESSISAKHSEYASTLAGFDIQAMMDQHAYTLRGETKFKNAKKNATTGGLSMTSVGNTMVTGAKFEDKFSVGNWLTLIANAGAVSMKGDTAYGLNMEANLLEKDYPMGQGIATLGASLVRWHKEWTMAANMDSQFSVGRTSNMAVHVDMNNKLTGRVSIKANSSEHPKIALLGIFSVAMYLWNRMHPCADPDYE